In Solanum stenotomum isolate F172 chromosome 6, ASM1918654v1, whole genome shotgun sequence, one DNA window encodes the following:
- the LOC125867472 gene encoding uncharacterized protein LOC125867472 codes for MARNEEKAQSMLNRFITMKEEEKKKPKERRPYLASECRDLAEADKWRQQIMREIGRKVTEIQNEGLGEHRLRDLNDEINKLIREKVHWERRIIELGGPNYTKYSAKMTDLDGNIVDVPNPGGRGPGYRYFGAAKKLPGVRELFEKPPELRKRRTRYDIYKRIDASYYGYRDEEDGILVKLEGPAEKKMRAAAVKEWMEMEEIKREAKKAVKSGEVVEVGLGSKILFEEEEDVIEEERMEREREEKDREKEYVVHVPLPDEKEIERMVVEHKKMELLSKYASEDLMEEQMEAKAMLNIQR; via the exons ATGGCGCGTAACGAGGAGAAAGCTCAATCAATGTTAAACAGGTTCATCACAAtgaaagaggaagaaaagaagaaacccAAAGAACGCCGACCTTATTTAGCCTCTGAGTGCCGTGATTTAGCTGAAGCGGATAAATGGAGGCAGCAAATCATGAGAGAAATCGGTCGAAAAGTAACTGAGATTCAAAATGAAGGACTTGGGGAACACCGATTGAGAGACCTGAATGATGAGATTAATAAGTTAATTAGAGAGAAAGTTCATTGGGAGAGGAGAATTATTGAACTTGGCGGACCGAATTATACCAAGTATTCAGCGAAGATGACGGATTTGGATGGAAATATTGTTGATGTACCGAATCCGGGTGGACGTGGTCCTGGGTACAGGTATTTTGGTGCTGCTAAAAAGTTGCCTGGTGTTAGGGAGCTGTTTGAGAAACCTCCTGAATTGCGAAAAAGAAGAACTAG GTATGATATATACAAGAGGATTGATGCCAGCTACTATGGGTACAGAGATGAAGAGGACGGAATATTGGTAAAGTTGGAGGGTCCAGCAGAGAAAAAGATGCGAGCTGCAGCTGTGAAAGAATGGATGGAGATGGAAGAGATAAAGAGAGAAGCTAAGAAGGCGGTAAAAAGTGGGGAGGTAGTAGAGGTGGGTTTGGGATCAAAGATATTGTTTGAAGAGGAAGAGGATGTGATAGAGGAGGAGAGGATGGAAAGGGAGAGGGAGGAGAAGGACAGAGAAAAAGAATATGTGGTACATGTACCATTACCAGACGAGAAAGAGATTGAGAGGATGGTGGTGGAACATAAGAAGATGGAGCTTCTGAGCAAATATGCTAGTGAGGATTTAATGGAAGAGCAAATGGAAGCTAAAGCCATGCTTAACATTCAAAGGTAG